The genome window CCGTGATCGTGGTGGGCCCTGAGCTGAAGCTGCATGAGTGCGGCTTGCCTAAGGACATGGCTGCCGAGCTCTTCAAGCCCTTCATCATCCGCAAGCTCATCGAGCGGGGCATCGTGAAGACGGTGAAGAGCGCCAAGAAGATCGTGGACAAGAAGGAGCCTGTGGTGTGGGACATCCTGGAGAACGTGCTCAAGGGCCACCCGGTGCTCCTGAACCGTGCACCCACACTGCACCGCCTCGGTATCCAGGCCTTCCAGCCCAAGCTCATCGAAGGCAAGGCCATCCAGCTGCACCCGCTGGTCTGCACCGCGTTCAACGCCGACTTCGACGGTGACCAGATGGCCGTGCACGTGCCCTTGGGCAACTCGGCCATCCTCGAGGCCCAGCTGCTCATGCTCGCCAGCCATAATATCCTGAACCCGGCCAATGGCGCGCCCATCGCGGTGCCCAGCCAGGACATGGTGCTCGGCCTTTACTACATCACGAAAGGCCGCAAGACCGATAGCGAGCGCGCCATGAAGGGCGAAGGCATGACCTTCTACAGCCCGGAAGAGGTGATCATCGCTTACAACGAAGGCCGCCTTGACCTGCACACCTGGCTCAAGCTGCGCTGGCACAATCCGAAGACGGGCAAGTCGGAGATGATCGAGACTACCTGCGGGCGCACGCTCTTCAATGAAGTGGTGCCCGATGAGTGCGGCTTCATCAACGACGTGCTCACCAAGAAGGCTCTCCGGGACATCATCGGCATGGTGATGAAGGAGACCGGCGTTGCCCGTGCCGCGCAGTTCCTCGATGACATCAAGGACCTGGGCTTCATGAGCGCTTTCCGTGGCGGCCTGAGCTTCAACCTTGATGACGTGGTTGTCCCCGACAACAAGGAAGCGGTTGTGAAGGTGGCCCAGGCCGAAGTGGATGAGGTGACCAACAACTACGAGATGGGCCTCATCACCAACAACGAGCGGTACAACCAGACCATCGACATCTGGACGCATACCAACTCGAAGGTGACCTTCTCGCTGATGGAGCGCATCAAGAGCGACAAGCAAGGGTTCAACTCCATCTACATGATGATGGACAGCGGTGCCCGCGGCTCCAAAGAGCAGATCCGGCAGCTCAGCGGCATGCGTGGCCTGATGGCCAAGCCCCAGAAGAGCGGCGGCGGCGGCGGCCAGGACATCATCGAGAACCCCATCCTCTCGAACTTCAAGGAAGGACTTTCCATCCTGGAGTACTTCATCAGCACGCACGGCGCGCGTAAGGGCCTGGCCGATACGGCGCTGAAGACCGCTGACGCCGGCTACCTCACCCGCCGACTTGTCGATGTGGCGCAGGACGTGGTGATCACCAATCACGATTGCGGGACCTTGCGCGGCCTGATCGCCACGGCCCTCGTGAAGAACGAGGAAGTGGTGGAATCGCTCGCCGACCGGATCCTGGGCCGCGTGACGGTTCACGATGTGTACCACCCGCAGACCGGCGACCTGATCGTGCGCAGCGGCGAACTCATCAACGAGGACATCGCAGCCATCATCGGCAAGAGCCCGATCGAGGAGGTGGAGATCCGAAGCGTGCTCACCTGCGAGCAGAAGCAAGGCGTTTGCGCCAAGTGCTATGGCCGCAACCTGGCCACCGGCCGCAACGTGCAGCTGGGCGAGGCGGTCGGCGAGATCGCCGCCCAATCCATCGGCGAGCCCGGCACGCAGCTCACCCTGCGCACCTTCCACGTCGGCGGTGTGGCCGGCAAGATCACGGAGCAGAGCGAGATCCGCGCGAAGTACGACGGCATCCTCGAGCTCGATGAGCTGCGCACCGTGAAGAAGAAGGACCGCAAGGGCGAGGACGCCGAGGTGGTGATCAGCCGCAGCACCGAGATGCGCATCGTGGACGCAAACACCGGCATCGTGCTCACCACGAGCAACATGCCCTACGGCGCCTACTTCTACGCCAAGGGCGGCAAGGCGATCAAGAAGAACGACCTGATCTGCAACTGGGATCCGTACAACGCGGTGATCATCTCTGAACTGTCCGGTACGCTGGCGTTCGAGAGCATCGAGGAGAACGCAACCTATCGTGAAGAGATCGATGAGCAGACCGGCTTCGCTGAGAAGGTGATCATCGAGAGCCGCGATAAGCGCAAGAACCCCACGATCCGCATCATGGATCCCAAGGGCAAGGAGGAGCTGAAGACCTACAGCCTGCCTGTGGGCGCCCACATCATCGTGAAAGAGGGACAGAAGATCGAGGCGGGCGACGTGCTGGTGAAGATCCCGCGCACCGGAGGCAAGGGCGGTGATATCACCGGTGGCCTGCCGCGCGTCACGGAGCTGTTCGAGGCTCGTAACCCGAGCAACCCGGCCATCGTCAGCGAGATCGACGGCATCATCTCCTACGGCAAGATCAAGCGCGGCAACCGTGAGATCTTCGTGGAGAGCCGGACCGGCGAGCGCAAGACCTACATGGTGCCATTGAGCAAGCACATCCTGGTGCAGGAGAACGACTTCGTGAAAGCCGGACAGCCGCTCAGCGATGGTTCCATCAGCCCTGGTGACATCCTCGACATCCAAGGCCCCACCCGCGTCCAGGAGTACCTCGTGGACGAAGTGCAGGAGGTTTACCGAATGCAGGGCGTGAAGATCAACGACAAGCACTTCGAGGTGATCGTGCGCCAGATGATGCGCAAGGTGGAGATCGAGGATCCGGGCGATACCCGCTTCCTGGAGCGCCAGAGCGTGAACAAGATCGAGTTCATGGAGGAGAACGATTCCATCTATGATAAGATGGTCGTCTCCGATGCAGGTGATAGCACCACGCTGAAGGTGGGCCAGATGGTGAGCATGCGCAAGCTGCGCGATGAGAACAGCGGACTGAAGCGCCGCGACGCCAAGCTGGTGCAAGCCAACCCCGCGAAGCCCGCAACGGCGCGCACCATGCTCCAAGGCATAACCCGCGCCAGCTTGCAGACCGAGAGCTTCATCAGCGCGGCTTCCTTCCAGGAAACCACCAAGGTGCTGAATGAGGCCGCCGTGAATGCAAAGGAGGACCACCTGAAGGGCCTGAAGGAGAACGTGATCGTGGGCCACTTGATCCCCGCCGGTACCGGCGCCCGCGGCTACCAGAACACCTTCGTGGCCAACAAGGAAGAGTACCAGCGCCTTGTGTCAGAGCGCCTTGAGGAGCAGGAGATCGATGAGTAACCCAGGAGCGTTCAGTTAGCGAGTCAGCGAGCGGCGAGTCCTGGACTTGCCGCTCGCTGCTTGAACCTTGCCGCTCCATCAATGGAACATCATGGCTGACCAGAAAGACCAACCCCGCCCCAACCAGCTGAACATCGAGATCAGCGAAGAGGTGGCTGACGGCGTTTACAGCAATCTCGCGATCATCACCCACAGCAACTCCGAGTTCGTGCTCGATTTCGTGCGCGTGATGCCCGGTGTGCCCAAGGCCAAGGTGCGCTCGCGCATCCTGCTCACGCCGCAGCATGCGAAGCGCCTCATGCGCGCCCTCGCCGATAACATCGGCAAGTTCGAGCAGGTGCATGGCCCCATCCGCGATACCGAGATGCCCGAGATCCCGATGAACTTCGGCGGCCCGGCCGCTCAGGCGTGACCTGCGCATAGCCGGTCACGAAGCCCTCCTTCACCGAGGGCTTCTTCGTTCCGGTCAGAGCCGCATCGCTTTCATGCGCTGAGCAACGCCCGCATCGGCGCACAGCTTCCGCAGCTCGCGCTCCACGTGCTTCGCGTAACCATCGCTTGCATAGCCGTGCTCGATCAGATGCAGTTCGAGCACCAGGCCATCCACGGCTTCCCACAACGCTTCGTCCGGCCGAAGGCCCCAAGGGAGCAGCGTGTAATCGCCCTTCACGGATTCGTAAGCGTCGAGCAGGTCGTGCGTGATCATTCGTGCTGCCGCTGATTGAAGAGGATGTAGCCGAAGTTGAGGCTCCAGGCCCAAGGCTCCCGCAACTGGTCGAAGTAACTGAGGTTGAACCAGACCGGCCCGATCGGGCTCTGGTAGATGAGCGAGCCGGAACCGATGTAATAGCGCTCGGTGAAGGCAGGGGCGGTTGTGCCTTCATTGCCTTCGCCCCGCACGATGGGCTCGTAAGGCTGGAACACGTACGCTTCGAGCCGCAGGTCGAGGCGCTCACGCGCCACCGCGATGATCGACCGCAATCCGCCGGCGATGTACTTGGGGGCGCGGAACTGCTCCATGAAGTATGTGCGGCTCTCGGGAGTTGGCTCGAACGCAGGCGCCCGGATGATGCTGGCCGTGTAGTTCTGGAACATCGGCATGGTGCTGTACACGCCTTCGGCAAGCACGCCGAATCGCACCTTCCCGCGCGGAAGGAGATACTGGTCCCATTGCGCCTTCACCGAGAACCAATCATGCTGGTCAAGGAATCGCTGGCCCGGCTCCGTTTGCGTGCTCCCGGCAACCGTGCGCTCCTTCCCGGAGTAGCCGCGAATGCAGAGGCTCAAGGCCTCGCCGGCATTGGGGTGCTGCTTGCGGTTGAGCGAGTTGCGCGTTAGGAACAGGCCGCTCGTTCCGTAATCGAAGTAAGTGACGTCGCTCGTATCACGGCCGGTGAAGGCGTCGGTCTGGTAATAGCTGTCGCGCGTTTCGGCCACCTTGGCATCGAAGCGGATCAGTCCCTTGTTGCCCATGCCAATGCCTGCGTTCAGGCCGCCCCAGGTCTCCTTCATCACCACGAAGCTGGGCTGCACTTCATCGAAGAAGGTGCTGAAGCTGCTGAAGTAGTCCCAGCGCTGAAGGGCGAATACCGGCTCCAGGTACATGGGAACGCGCGTGGCCAGATCGCTGCGCACGCGCACATGGGCCGATTGGTAATACTTGCCGAAGTATGAACTGGCCTGAGCGTACATGCTCGCGCGGCTGAGGAGATTGTAGCGCAACGCGACCATGCCGGTGTTGATGGGGCGCGAGGAGAACATGCCCCCGAAGCGCACCTCCAGCCGCTTCTGGCGCTTCGCCGTGAGCGTGAGGTCGTAACGGCTGGTCGCGGCGTTGAAAGTGGCCCGCGGATGCATGAAGGCGATGTTGTTATCCGCGAGCAGGCGGAAGTACGCGCGCTTGAGATTCTCAGCCTCGAGAGGTTTTCCGGAGCGGTCCACCACGCGAGAGGCGTAGCGCGTGGCGGAGCGCCGCAGGCCGACGATGCTCACTTGGTCGAACAGCAGCTTGGGCATGCGCGCGCGGAAGGCCATGCGTCGTGCCCGCAATCGGTCCGGATCAGCACGTGCATGGATCTGCGCAAGGATCTCCGGCATGCGTTCCTGAGCTGCACGGTACCCATCGTCGATGGCTCGCCCGGGATCCGAGAAGTCGAAGAGCGAGACTTCGGTGCGGGGCTCGATGATCACGCCGTTCTCGCAGATCACGGAGAAATTGGTGGGCTCCTGCATCATGGCCCGCAACTGGCTCACCAGGTCGTCTTCGTCGGGGGGCGATGAATTGCTGCTCACGTTGCTCCCGATGATCAGGTCAGGGAAGAAATCAGAGTACATCACGTCGCTCGGGAAGTTGTTGTACAGCCCGCCGTCCATCATCAGGTGGCCGTCGACGCGGATGGGTTTGAAATAGAACGGATAGCTCATGCTCGCTCGCACGGCCAATGCCAGGTCCCCTTTTCGGAACACCACCGAACGTTGCGCGGTGATGTCGCTGGCCACGCACCGGAAAGGCACGAAGAGGCTGTCGAGGTTGTAGCCCGAGGCCGCCGCAGCAGGGGCGAAGCCGCGCATCTGTTCGAAATCGAGCAGGGCAGGGCTGCGCAGGTTGGTCGGCAAGGAGGTCTGGATCAGCGTATCCACATCGAAGCGCAGGTTGATCAGGGAGGCGTCTGGACGGTCCTGCTTGAAGTAGTACGTGTGCTTGGCCTCTGGGCCGCCCTCGGCCATGATGCGGTAGAGGTCGGTGCGGAAGAGCGAATCCATCTCCGCCGGTGAATAGCCTGATGCATACATGGCCCCTACCAACGCGCCCATGCTGCTGCCGGTGATGCAATCGATGGGAATGCCATTCTCTTCCAGCGCTTTCAGCACGCCGATGTGGGTCATGGCCGTGGCGCCGCCGCCGCTGAGCACCACGCCAACGCGCTGGCCCTGCATGCGCGCAACGGCGAGCAGGAGCAGGACGGCGGTCAAGAGGCGGTGCATGCGGCGGTACGCAAAAGTAGCCTTGCACCATTCGTGCCTTTGCCGCCGATGTGATCCTTTGGCCGTTGCCACTCAGGTCACGCACCCTTCGATCCGCAACGAGGCGATCAGCCCGCTGAAATAGGCTGGTGCTTTCAGTAAGCGGCTGCCGTACCAGCTGAAGGCCTCGCCATCGACCAGCCGCACCGGCGTGCCTGGGCAGATCATGTTGAGCTCAGCGATGTGCTTCTCCATGAAGGGGTATGGCTCTGATGAGAGCAGGATCACGTCCGGGTCGGCCTCCGCCACTTCCTGCGCGGTGATCTCCGGATAGCGGGCATCGCCTTCATCGAAGACATTGATCAACCCGCAGCGCTTGAGCATATCGTCCACGAAAGTGCCATGACCGGCCACCATGAAGGGCGCACGCCAGATGAAGAACGCCACCGTGCGAGGCTCTTCCAAAGGTCGAAGGGTGGCGAAAGCTTGCCTTATGCCAGCAGTGATGGACACGGCTCTGGCCGTTGTTCCGGTGAGTTCGCCCGCGCGAAGGATCATGTCCAGCGCGCCCTCAAGATCACGCACATCACTCATCCACACCGGGAATTCCTTCTCCAGTTCATGGATGTCCTTCCGCTCGTTCTCTTCCTTGTTGCCGATGATCAAGTCCGGCTTCAGTGCGCGCACCTTCTCGATGTCCA of Flavobacteriales bacterium contains these proteins:
- the rpoC gene encoding DNA-directed RNA polymerase subunit beta', coding for MKKDVKLNSNFSKIVINLASPEQILERSHGEVIKPETINYRTYKPERDGLFCERIFGPVKDFECHCGKYKRIRYKGIVCDRCGVEVTEKKVRRERMGHIQLVVPVAHIWYFRSLPNKIGYLLGLPTKKLDQIIYYERYVVISAGKAVNKEGNPVQYLDFLTEEEYLDIIEQLGKDNQYLDENDPNKFIAKMGAEALHDLLKRLDLDSLSYDLRHKANTETSQQRKNEALKRLNVVEAFRDANTRRPNHPEWMIVKVVPVIPPELRPLVPLDGGRFATSDLNDLYRRVIIRNNRLKRLVEIKAPEVILRNEKRMLQEAIDSLFDNSRKSSAVKSESNRPLKSLSDSLKGKQGRFRQNLLGKRVDYSARSVIVVGPELKLHECGLPKDMAAELFKPFIIRKLIERGIVKTVKSAKKIVDKKEPVVWDILENVLKGHPVLLNRAPTLHRLGIQAFQPKLIEGKAIQLHPLVCTAFNADFDGDQMAVHVPLGNSAILEAQLLMLASHNILNPANGAPIAVPSQDMVLGLYYITKGRKTDSERAMKGEGMTFYSPEEVIIAYNEGRLDLHTWLKLRWHNPKTGKSEMIETTCGRTLFNEVVPDECGFINDVLTKKALRDIIGMVMKETGVARAAQFLDDIKDLGFMSAFRGGLSFNLDDVVVPDNKEAVVKVAQAEVDEVTNNYEMGLITNNERYNQTIDIWTHTNSKVTFSLMERIKSDKQGFNSIYMMMDSGARGSKEQIRQLSGMRGLMAKPQKSGGGGGQDIIENPILSNFKEGLSILEYFISTHGARKGLADTALKTADAGYLTRRLVDVAQDVVITNHDCGTLRGLIATALVKNEEVVESLADRILGRVTVHDVYHPQTGDLIVRSGELINEDIAAIIGKSPIEEVEIRSVLTCEQKQGVCAKCYGRNLATGRNVQLGEAVGEIAAQSIGEPGTQLTLRTFHVGGVAGKITEQSEIRAKYDGILELDELRTVKKKDRKGEDAEVVISRSTEMRIVDANTGIVLTTSNMPYGAYFYAKGGKAIKKNDLICNWDPYNAVIISELSGTLAFESIEENATYREEIDEQTGFAEKVIIESRDKRKNPTIRIMDPKGKEELKTYSLPVGAHIIVKEGQKIEAGDVLVKIPRTGGKGGDITGGLPRVTELFEARNPSNPAIVSEIDGIISYGKIKRGNREIFVESRTGERKTYMVPLSKHILVQENDFVKAGQPLSDGSISPGDILDIQGPTRVQEYLVDEVQEVYRMQGVKINDKHFEVIVRQMMRKVEIEDPGDTRFLERQSVNKIEFMEENDSIYDKMVVSDAGDSTTLKVGQMVSMRKLRDENSGLKRRDAKLVQANPAKPATARTMLQGITRASLQTESFISAASFQETTKVLNEAAVNAKEDHLKGLKENVIVGHLIPAGTGARGYQNTFVANKEEYQRLVSERLEEQEIDE
- a CDS encoding DUF3467 domain-containing protein, giving the protein MADQKDQPRPNQLNIEISEEVADGVYSNLAIITHSNSEFVLDFVRVMPGVPKAKVRSRILLTPQHAKRLMRALADNIGKFEQVHGPIRDTEMPEIPMNFGGPAAQA
- a CDS encoding patatin-like phospholipase family protein, with the protein product MHRLLTAVLLLLAVARMQGQRVGVVLSGGGATAMTHIGVLKALEENGIPIDCITGSSMGALVGAMYASGYSPAEMDSLFRTDLYRIMAEGGPEAKHTYYFKQDRPDASLINLRFDVDTLIQTSLPTNLRSPALLDFEQMRGFAPAAAASGYNLDSLFVPFRCVASDITAQRSVVFRKGDLALAVRASMSYPFYFKPIRVDGHLMMDGGLYNNFPSDVMYSDFFPDLIIGSNVSSNSSPPDEDDLVSQLRAMMQEPTNFSVICENGVIIEPRTEVSLFDFSDPGRAIDDGYRAAQERMPEILAQIHARADPDRLRARRMAFRARMPKLLFDQVSIVGLRRSATRYASRVVDRSGKPLEAENLKRAYFRLLADNNIAFMHPRATFNAATSRYDLTLTAKRQKRLEVRFGGMFSSRPINTGMVALRYNLLSRASMYAQASSYFGKYYQSAHVRVRSDLATRVPMYLEPVFALQRWDYFSSFSTFFDEVQPSFVVMKETWGGLNAGIGMGNKGLIRFDAKVAETRDSYYQTDAFTGRDTSDVTYFDYGTSGLFLTRNSLNRKQHPNAGEALSLCIRGYSGKERTVAGSTQTEPGQRFLDQHDWFSVKAQWDQYLLPRGKVRFGVLAEGVYSTMPMFQNYTASIIRAPAFEPTPESRTYFMEQFRAPKYIAGGLRSIIAVARERLDLRLEAYVFQPYEPIVRGEGNEGTTAPAFTERYYIGSGSLIYQSPIGPVWFNLSYFDQLREPWAWSLNFGYILFNQRQHE
- a CDS encoding ABC transporter substrate-binding protein, whose translation is MDRQVEAPDMPRRIISLVPSQTELLYDLGLGDRVVGITKFCVHPETWFKTKHRVGGTKKVDIEKVRALKPDLIIGNKEENERKDIHELEKEFPVWMSDVRDLEGALDMILRAGELTGTTARAVSITAGIRQAFATLRPLEEPRTVAFFIWRAPFMVAGHGTFVDDMLKRCGLINVFDEGDARYPEITAQEVAEADPDVILLSSEPYPFMEKHIAELNMICPGTPVRLVDGEAFSWYGSRLLKAPAYFSGLIASLRIEGCVT